The DNA segment TATGTTGACAGTTTAATAACCATATACAACAATGACTTAAAAGTGAATTATTATTCATTTATTAGGTGGTGACTATTATGGAAAATAATACTACCCGCATAGAATTGTTTAATGAAATTATCTATAACAATCATAAACGACTTTTCAAAGCATTTACCAGTATTACCGTGTTAGCATTACTTGCTACATTTATTATCCTTGTTACCGGTACGGGTTCACATTATTTATCAGTTACCCAAATTATATTCACAGGATTGTTAATAGCTATAATACTAGGATGTGGTTTCCTTGTAGTTTATAGATATCGCCATGCATGGTTTTCTCCCTATTTATCAATATTTATAGTAATGTTTTCACTATTTGTTTTTCAATATTTTATTTATGGTTCTAAAGAATTATTTGCAGCACATTATATTGTTCTTGCTTTATCTGTATTTTATTTTGATACAAAAGTAGCAATTTTTTCATTTATCATTGTCGTAATATCACAGATATGCTTATTTTCATTACGACCCCAACTTATTCCAGAAGGCCCTGTAGGTAGCGTTATTGGCGTTCGCTTTTTAATTTACTTATGGGTTGGAATATCTGCAGTGTTTGGCACAAAGGCAACCCGTGCACTTCTGGAGCTTGCATTGGATAAGGCTGATGAAGCCAGCACTAAACATGAACGCATCAGCGTAATAGCACAAAACGTTGAACATTCAGTTGGCGTTTTGAATGAAAAATCACTTGAGCAGGCAACTGTTGTGGATACCATCAATGAACTTGCCAGCAAACAAGCAGCATCACTTGAGGAAATTTCAGCATCTGTTGAAGAGCTTACAAGCAATGCTGAAAATATAAGTAACACTGCCCGCTCACTGTATCAGGAGATGCAGATTGCCAATGAATCAGTAAATGATCTAAAAAAAGTATTTGAAGAAATTACAAAAAGCGCAGGCACAATTGCTAAATCAATAGAAAATATTACTTCGCTTTCCAACGATTCAATAAAGAAAATGGATGATACACTGACACAATTCCAGGACCTCATTACATTTAGTAATAATATGTCATCATTTGTGGAAGTTATAAACCAGATAGCAGATCAGGTTAACCTGCTTTCACTTAACGCATCAATAGAAGCAGCTAGAGCAGGAGATGCGGGAAGAGGTTTTGCAGTTGTTGCTGACGAAATATCAAAATTAGCAGACGCCACTGCACAAAACGCTTCACAGATTGCAAAAATTATTGAACAGACACAGAGTCTCATGCGCACAAGCAACACAAGTATAACCGATACATCACAGTTTTTATCTAAACTAAACGAAGAAATACGCACAATTATGCAGGAGATATCTCACACCAATGCACTGATACAGGATGTAAATGTATCTATAAAAGCTATCGCCAATTTAAATACACAGATTTATAATGCAATTGAAACAATTGAAACATCAACAAGCGAACAGCGCATTGCAAATGAAGAAGCATCAAAGACTATAGTCTATGTATCTGAATCTGCACAAAATCTTACTGATATTGTGAACACTGTGTCAAATGTAGCATCGTCAATAAAAGATATTGCCCAAAATTTGTATATACTTGTACAGGCTATGACAAAGGCATAATTATTCAATATTTTTTGCCACAAAGAACTCTTTATATTTTTTATCACTTCCCAGAATATGTTTGGTGAGCCAGTCTTTTAAAAAGTTCATCAACTCTAAAGAAAAAGAAGCTTTGCCTTGCTGGTATCGGTTTAAAAAGTCCATTACCTGATTGGTTAACGCTTCATGTTCCTGTCGGTGTTTTTCATATTCAGGATATCCATAGAGTTGCATATAATCTTCTTCATGGGTAAAATGAATTTTTGTATAATTGGCAAGGCTGCGTAAAATTTCTTCCATGGTTTTTTTGGCGCTGCCTGATTGCAATGCATGATTGAGTTTATTTACCAGTGCTATAAGCTGTTTATGCTCTTCATCAAACACTTTAACGCCAACACTTAAATGCTCCCCCCATTCAATAAATTCCATAACGCCCCCTATTGATTACAGTCTTTTAGTTACATACATTCATGAAATCCTAAGTACATTCTGTAAGCATACCTTTTACTTAGCGCAATTTTTTTGTTGC comes from the Spirochaetota bacterium genome and includes:
- a CDS encoding methyl-accepting chemotaxis protein, with product MENNTTRIELFNEIIYNNHKRLFKAFTSITVLALLATFIILVTGTGSHYLSVTQIIFTGLLIAIILGCGFLVVYRYRHAWFSPYLSIFIVMFSLFVFQYFIYGSKELFAAHYIVLALSVFYFDTKVAIFSFIIVVISQICLFSLRPQLIPEGPVGSVIGVRFLIYLWVGISAVFGTKATRALLELALDKADEASTKHERISVIAQNVEHSVGVLNEKSLEQATVVDTINELASKQAASLEEISASVEELTSNAENISNTARSLYQEMQIANESVNDLKKVFEEITKSAGTIAKSIENITSLSNDSIKKMDDTLTQFQDLITFSNNMSSFVEVINQIADQVNLLSLNASIEAARAGDAGRGFAVVADEISKLADATAQNASQIAKIIEQTQSLMRTSNTSITDTSQFLSKLNEEIRTIMQEISHTNALIQDVNVSIKAIANLNTQIYNAIETIETSTSEQRIANEEASKTIVYVSESAQNLTDIVNTVSNVASSIKDIAQNLYILVQAMTKA
- a CDS encoding bacteriohemerythrin, translating into MEFIEWGEHLSVGVKVFDEEHKQLIALVNKLNHALQSGSAKKTMEEILRSLANYTKIHFTHEEDYMQLYGYPEYEKHRQEHEALTNQVMDFLNRYQQGKASFSLELMNFLKDWLTKHILGSDKKYKEFFVAKNIE